From the Rhodoferax mekongensis genome, one window contains:
- a CDS encoding heavy-metal-associated domain-containing protein, whose protein sequence is MNKLVITLALALAALPSFATTSIKATVNGMVCAFCAQGIEKRVSSMPATKAVYVDLKKKTVAIEAKEGYSLDAKAITAEITDAGYDVVKLETVQKSVEEIKAEIKGGK, encoded by the coding sequence ATGAACAAACTAGTCATTACCTTGGCACTCGCGCTTGCCGCATTGCCGTCCTTCGCCACCACCAGCATCAAGGCGACCGTCAACGGCATGGTGTGCGCCTTCTGCGCCCAGGGCATTGAAAAACGCGTCTCCAGCATGCCGGCCACCAAAGCGGTCTATGTAGATCTGAAAAAGAAGACAGTCGCCATTGAGGCCAAGGAGGGATACTCCTTGGATGCGAAGGCAATCACCGCCGAAATAACCGACGCCGGCTATGACGTGGTGAAGCTGGAAACCGTGCAGAAATCCGTTGAGGAGATTAAGGCTGAAATCAAGGGGGGTAAATGA